The sequence TTGGGCTACAGGTATCAAACTTGGCAGCGAGTCAGAAGGGATTCAGTTCAGCACTCACCATGCCATCGGGATCGCTCTCTTCTGCCTTGCAACAGTTCAGGTAGGTTTTGATTAGAACTGTTTATAAACTATCATCATAACGTTGCATTAACTCAGTTGTTTGTGGTACACGTTAGGTGTTTGCTATGTTTCTAAGACCCAAGCCAGAGCACAAGTACAGAGTCTACTGGAACATCTACCACCACACCGTCGGCTATACCGTGATCATCCTGGCAGTGGTGAACATTTTCAAAGGGTTAGACATCTTGAGCCCTGAGAAGCAGTGGAGAAACGCTTACACAGCTATAATAGTAACCCTAGGCTTAGTCGCGGCTGTGCTCGAAGGGTTTACTTGGTATGTAGTCATAAAAAGAGGGAAAGCAGAGGAATCTTCCAAGACGTCTCAGCTTGGAAACGGTGGTCGATCTCAGTATGCTTAGAGAAGTCGTTGGTGTATTATAGAGTAGGGAGTGAAATTTTCTGGTTATTTATCAGCTTTGAGTTGGTtagttttggtttgattttggGATTTCTATATGTATTGTATTCCTAGATTAAAGTAATATATTTGATGTTTAATAGTTGTTGAAGTTGAACGGCTCTTGAAGCATTGCCTCTTGCTGCTCTCTTACACCTTCACGATGTGTACATATGAACTTATACGAGGTTATGTGTAGAACTTAAACGCGTTTAACTAAACCCAttttctcatcaacaatcaaaTGAATATCTTGTCTCTTGAGTATGTAAGAGAAATGAAAGAGATGTTTTACCTAATAAAGAAAACAAGCAACCAACTTTGATGTTTCAAAAATGTCTTGTTGAATGTTTTAAAAAGGGAAAGAAGGAGCATATCTGTTGGTTGGTGCAATCAATTCAAGCAAGATCTCGAGGCTCAAGGGCTGCAATTTCTCTCAAGACCTGACTCTTATCTGCTTCAAACCTCTCGTCCTCTGCCAAAAAGATGAaccaaacaaaacatttataaaaggGGAGAAAGGATCATATATAAAGCATGGTGTAGTTAAAGAGGAGCCTCATACCTTTGTCTGGTTTCAAATCAGCCAACAATCTTAGAAGCTTGCTTTTGTTTGCCACCAGAATGTTGATTATATCAGCAGGCTTGTTTTGGTTCGCTGCAAACAGCTGCACAACAGATAATGATGATCTCAGTACAATCACGTTGTACAAACAGgaaaatcatcatcatcataatgTTCCACTACTTTAAGATACAAGAATTAATAATACCTTGAAAACATGAAACGCTTCTATCTGGATGCTCTTGCTTGACTCCTGTAATTCAAAGCGATTGTGTTTATTTTTCCAAGATATTACCACCAAGAACAAAAGATCTGAGGAGagtatattcaaataaataaagCATCATACCCTAAGAAGATTCATGAGAATCCTCAAGTTGTCCCTTGAGCTCACATATCTCGTCATCACAGCTGAGTTTGATCGATCCAGTAATATATCACCCAGCAACTGTTTAACGTTTACACAAAACAGTACATCAGATTAATCACACACACTAACATTGTTTCATTGTTTTTAGTAGACTCTAACGTATAATTTACACTACCTTAATAGCTTGCCGTCTGGTTATATAGTTACTTGATTCAAGAAGCTTTGAGTTGTAGTCCGCGAAAAACTGCAAACCACAGAAGTTTGAGAATTATACTCTGTCTAATGTTTTTGAGTTTGCAAGCAAATCAGAAAGACTTACCCAGTCTTCATTCTTGATGAGAAACTCAGCAACAGTAGACTTATGCCTAGTTAGCAGTTCCTGTGAATATAAATTAAACGGTTGTGTTAATGACTGCACGTTTGACATTTAATAGGTGCCAGCAGGAAAAGATTCAACTTGTAAGAACCTTAAAAGTTGCAGCAGCATCTGCAGCAATGTCGAAGTTAGGAAGCTGTATGTAATCAAAGAACTTCTTCACATGCTCAGACTCCAGAACATATCTGAATGAATCCATAGAAAATTACGTTAGTGAACCAATGTGAACTTGAATATCACTGAACAGATAATAACTTCACAAGTTGTAAACAGGAGAAAATGGAATGTGATCTGCTCACCTGGCAACAATCTGATGGCGGATGCACTCCCTAAACATAGCACCATAATGCAAAGCCAAGTCCGTATTCTCAAACCTGATATAAAACATGGAAAGCTCTATAAAtggtataaaaaaaaaagagaaatctcTTGATTCGGAAACTACCAACTTAGATAATAAGATTGGACCCACAACACTCACCCTTCCATCAAAACATCCATGAGGTCAAGGTTGGCTTCAAGATAATCAGAAGCAATCAACCTTGAGTTCACTTGTTGCCTCTGTAGATTTGCAACTAGCTGTGTTGCATCTTTCCTCGTctaacagagaaaaaaaaataagatttttcgCAATTAGATCATAGAATAA comes from Brassica rapa cultivar Chiifu-401-42 chromosome A02, CAAS_Brap_v3.01, whole genome shotgun sequence and encodes:
- the LOC103853820 gene encoding putative MO25-like protein At5g47540, with translation MKGLFKSKPRTPADIVRQTRDLLLYADRSKSLPDLRESKREEKMAELSRNIRDMKSILYGNSEAEPVAEACAQLTQEFFREDTLRLLITCLPKLNLETRKDATQLVANLQRQQVNSRLIASDYLEANLDLMDVLMEGFENTDLALHYGAMFRECIRHQIVARYVLESEHVKKFFDYIQLPNFDIAADAAATFKELLTRHKSTVAEFLIKNEDWFFADYNSKLLESSNYITRRQAIKLLGDILLDRSNSAVMTRYVSSRDNLRILMNLLRESSKSIQIEAFHVFKLFAANQNKPADIINILVANKSKLLRLLADLKPDKEDERFEADKSQVLREIAALEPRDLA